In Labrus mixtus chromosome 22, fLabMix1.1, whole genome shotgun sequence, the genomic window AAGTTATCCTCTGAAAAGGTGGTTAGGACTGGAGTTACAGGAGTACCTGAGCTGATAAGATGGCTTTATCAATTTCTTACAAAACACCCGAGAAATTAACTACAGCAGGCTGTTGGAAACATAGTTTATTCAACTGTGTTTGATTTCCTCAAAGCAAATCCAAGAGCAGTTACTGAGTCAAAGGCCACAAAAGAAATCACgataaaatgaaaaattacCTGAACAAAATGTGATATTCTATTGACATAATCCGACACTGCTGCCAAGTagacttgtttttttggtaGGAAGCATGtatcaaacatgtcaaacaacAACGTAACAATGAAAGCGCCTTAACTGCAAAAGCTGTAGTTTATTATCAAGGAATGGTACCATTGGTTGCATGCAAGTAAGTAATGTAGATGCTGAATACAAGAAAAGAGCTTGACAGTGGACAGCCGAGACGTAAAGAACAATTTGACTTATGATTTCAAGAAAAAACTTCATAAGCTCAAGCTTACTGAGCAAAGTCGTTTTAATGATAATACCAATGCCTTTTAACCATGTGTCATTTATCTCTCATATTACCATCAAGAACTTTGGGAATAATCAAGTCCTAGTTTGACTCAAGAAACTTTTCAGTTTAGTTgggtttttatatatttttacatagATCAAGGAAGTCAATCAAAGGGGCCACATGTTTTCTGAAACAAATTGCACTCATGAATAAATAACTTTggtattttctttaaaacttttttgattcagtcaaaaaaaaatatcacttcTCTGCAACTgcttttttcttacatttgttCAAAATTTCTCACATAATACACTGAAATGTGAGTATGCAGTCATTTGCTGGTCCCTTGCACAGCAATGGATTAATAATTGTACTCACATAATTAGCAAGACACACAAGACAGACAACAAAAGAACACTACAATTGAATTGAGACCATGGAGCCTTTGTTTACTCCATTGTGTTCATTCAATGTAATTAAATGAGAGTTTGgaatgtttaagtgtgtgtgtttcaatatGGATTCATTCTTTATATAACATTGGtagcttttttttacattattttattattttattcatttttttgccTTCAGGTTTCTTCCAACACTGATGATATTTATTCATACTTGTATGCATTGTGTCTAATTTCATGTtgtgcaaaatgtgttgcaaatttaaaaaaaaagccaaattgtTATCTAGTGTATCTTACATTAACACAGCTCTGCCTGTATTTTCTAATTGATGAAGGTGCCATTATAGTACCCCAGACTTGTTTATGTGTGAGAAAATGTGAGTACTTTAAAAGGAGGGGTACTATGATATTTAAATCCGGAAGGCAGTGTGATGAGCTGCCATGGTAGTGAAAATCAGGGCCCCGGATAGGTCGCTGAATTATGGGAGTTCCTTATTGAAACATGATATCTGTAGCTTGGCGCAAGCAGTTGGAGGATTCAGGAGgcatgctgctgtgtgtgatgtTGTTGGCGTCCAGGCGCAGATGTTTCAGGTGGGAATAGTTGAGGGGTCCAACGAACTTGCAGAAACTTGCCAGGTCAAACTCTGCAACAAATCAAAAATGGAGAAATGCTGAATAGTTGCTATAGATTTCCACCCTTTGAACTATTTGTCCAGCAGAAGTGCAcaggagaaatgttttttaagagtacactttcttttttttagcttgcATTTGCAAGAAGAGGCTACACAACCCACACTGTGGTTTCATTCCATTCTGCTGAACAATAGTTGGGGACAATGATGTTCCAGTGTAACCAGAAGTAACCAGTGAGCCTACAATGGCAGTAAGATGAAGACAATGAGCGAGCTAGcgtaaacatttcaaacacttgAAGGCACATTTTCTATGATCAATTAAATGCAGTTTAAAGTGTGTTACTAACTAAAAGATACCCAAATTGGGTTTTGGTCTGACAACTAAATCCAAGCCATATGGGACCCACCCAATTGAGGCCTTGTCCACAGTTCCTACATAGGCCTTCACTTGGGTAAGCCCTGGTTAGGTATTGAAGGGCCCTTGATTGTCTCCATACAGGGCCCATATTGCCACTTTGGTCGTTACTGGTACCAATGTTTCTTGATTAAATGTTACCCCATTTTGCCCATTTGTGTGCCCATCTGGGCCCAAACACCAGCCCATTTAAAGCCATGTTGAGCAGAGCCCATAGCCATATGAAGCCCACTTAAACAGGTAAAGAGCATGCTAAACCCACTtggatgaaaaaacattttcttgaaagaatttcaaatgataaagcttgTCAATTATCACTCACTGTTGATCTCGTTGGCCTGGAGGTATAATTGTTCCAGCTGCTCGTTGATCTCAGGGATGGACTGCAGTTTGTTGAAAGACAGGTCCAGCTCCACCAGTGATGTTACATTGAATACTCCAGCAGGgagtcccgagtcaaccagctTGTTGTTGGAGATTCTAAGGTACTGCAGAGAGGGCAGCTTGTTCAAGTATCCTGCTCCGACTGAATCAATATCGTTGAAGTCAGCATAGAGGATTTCCAGAGAACTCGGGACTCCGGCTGGAAGCTTCTTCAGCTTGTTGTGGCTCACGTCCAGGGACAGCATCTTCTTTGGCCCCTTGAATGCCCCGGAGATGGCATCGGATGTCAGCTGATTGAACTGAACGTTGACAGAGGTCAGATTCTCCTTGTCAGTCAGGAGACCAGAGGGGAACTTGGACAACTTGTTGTGCATTATCTTCAGCTCATCGAGGGACTTTGAGGGTGGTATGATTGGCTCTGTCAGGTCGTTGTAGCTGAAGAAGAGCTTCTCTAGGGCTGTGAGTTTGTCAATGGTACCCTTTTCTATCTTGCCATTGGCAATTTGGTTATGGTCAAGAATCAGCCAGCGAAGCGTGTCAGTTACATTATCAAACACACCTGCTTTGATCTCCTGTATTTGGTTGTTCTGGAGATACAAGTATTTGATCCCTGTTGGGACAACAGGGACAAACTTGAGCTTGCGGCTGTCACAATACATGGCACTGGGGAATGTTATCGGGCAGTCGCATTCTTGATTACAGTTAGGCCCAGAGGGTCCTAGCATGGAAACAGGCTGGTAGTCGTAATCATACTGACACAGCGCCACGCTGACTAATATGGCCAGCAGGGGTACACGGAGAGGGAACATGGTTTCTGGGGATCCTACAAACAGAAGGCAAAGGGAGAGAGTGAATAATTAGAATGGTTTGAGGGGTTAAGAGcaacaaaatataaactttTAGCCTAAAAAAGAGATCAGATGTAAATGGTGGGTTTTGTTCAAATGCTTGTTCTTAAAAAATGAGAAATATAAAAGCAAAGTAGAAGATCATCACCCCCAGCTACACACAGGGGTGTTGTATGGGGGGAAATAGGACTATTCTAAGGGCCCATAATTGACTGGggctctttaaaatgtaaattcatttttttgtttcaaaatcaaataatttTGTAATTATTTGTGGGGCACAAAATCCCTGGCAGCGCCCCTGGCTATACACACACCAAGTCACCACACCCATTCCCCAAAGTGTAACAAAGTATTATATAATCGGTCAAAAGTTCATGTTAACTGATCGGAAACCAGTGTGTCCTGGATTCCTTGATTCAATTATCCCTGGCAAGCCACATCATTACAGCTGCAGCTTAAACCAAAATGCATTGTTCTAAGCACCACTTCTAAAAACTTCTATAATCTATAAACTTGATACATTTCTGCACGAGGCAGCACTGTGAGCTATAATGCAACACAGATGTTCTGAAAGTGCATActatatgttatatatatttcacCAATCATCATGTACACGTGTGCATAAAAGTACcgacaaaacaaaagtaaagtcATTTTTGCAACATGCGTTCCTATAAAAGTGATCTGAAAGCAGATATATCATTTGTTAGGATCATGACTGTACAAAATCAACCCTTCACACAATGCAAAACCAGAATGATTGATTCCAGAGCCATgaaaaatgcagacagaaactGGATCCAAGTGCAACAGATTGGCTTCCAGAGTCTAAAGTCAAACGAATCTTTAAAACAGTTCTAAAAAGGCACTGTTGATCTGTATAAGATTAAAGATAATGCAGTTGGTGATTTTCCTACAACAATATGCAAATCAGCAAACTTCTaacacttgttttcttttgctccATGCATTGGTCTTCCTGCCTTGTCTCTTGCAGCTCTAGCTGCTGCCAAAAAGCCTTGCAGTGTCAACTGTTAATCCCACCcggaaaacagaaataaagacaaaataatcaaacagGAAATCACAATTCCATGCTTCCATATGCAAGCTtacctgcagctctctctctttgtgtgtgcgtggggTGGAGGGCCAGAAGGTAAGAACAGTGGTGTTCAAAAACTGGGAAGTCTCTGGAGGAAAAcacagaaggaaagaaggagagagggggaggagagagagagagaatggtaGATGGAGATACAGAGAGCGAAAAaaggaagggggaggaggggagattTCTTCAGCAAACTAGAATCAGGTTGTCATATAAATTTGAGGTGTCTTCAGTATATTTTCTGGGGGTGCATGTTCCAAAAACTTCTGTTTACTAACCAAGAACAGGTGCAGAACGACATGCATATTACAACattaaaaagccccaaaaattgATGATGCAATGAATATTACCTACCTAAATATCGCCTTTACAAAGGAGCCACTTCTAGTGCTTTCTGATATTTGTCCT contains:
- the lum gene encoding lumican, whose product is MFPLRVPLLAILVSVALCQYDYDYQPVSMLGPSGPNCNQECDCPITFPSAMYCDSRKLKFVPVVPTGIKYLYLQNNQIQEIKAGVFDNVTDTLRWLILDHNQIANGKIEKGTIDKLTALEKLFFSYNDLTEPIIPPSKSLDELKIMHNKLSKFPSGLLTDKENLTSVNVQFNQLTSDAISGAFKGPKKMLSLDVSHNKLKKLPAGVPSSLEILYADFNDIDSVGAGYLNKLPSLQYLRISNNKLVDSGLPAGVFNVTSLVELDLSFNKLQSIPEINEQLEQLYLQANEINKFDLASFCKFVGPLNYSHLKHLRLDANNITHSSMPPESSNCLRQATDIMFQ